The sequence GGTCGCGGTCTCCACCAGGAACTGGGTCAGCGCCAGGTCGGGCGCGCCGTAGAGCACGAAGAGCATCGCGGTGCCGTAGCCGGTCACCCCGACCAGCAGCATCGCGGTCAGCCGCCGGCGGGCGCGGACCGCCAGCAGCGCCGCGACCGCGACGACGAGGGTGACCACCAGCTGCAACGGGCTGTCCCAGAGGGCGATCCGCTCGCGCCAGGGGCGGGCGGACAGCAGCGTCGCGCCGGGCACCAGCACCAGGGCGAGCAGCACCGCGCCCAGGTACTGCGGCAGGGAACCGCGCTGGGTGGCGCCGGTGACCTCGATGGCGAACCGGTCGAAGCGGTGAATGATCCACTCGTACCCCTGGTTGCCGCCGACCGGCGAGCGCAGCCGGACCAGCGCGGGCGCGAGCGGGCCGCGCACGGCGTGCAGCAGGTAGCCGCCGGCCAGCGCCACCGCCGACAGGCCGAGCGCGGGGGTCAGGCCGTGCCAGAGCGCCAGGTGCTCGTGCGGTGCGCCGAACAGCTCCGCGTACGGGCGCAGCGGCCCCTCCAGCCCGGCCACGGCGGGGCCGGCGACGAGCCCGCCCACGGCGAGCAGGGCCGGCGGCAGCAGCATCGGTACGGGCACCGGGTCGGGCTCGGTCAGCTCGACGTCCGGCCGGGTGGCGAAGGCGCCCCAGAGGAACCGGATGCTGTACGCGACGGTGAGAATGGTGCCGACGGCCAGCCCGGCGAGGACGACCGGCCGCTCGGCGAGCGCGGCGAAGACCGCCTCCTTGCCGACGAAGCCGAGCAGCGGCGGCACCCCGGCCATGGAGGCGGCGGCGAGCGCGGCCACCACGGCGAGCACCGGCGCCCGTCGTCCCAGGCCGGACAGCTCCCGCAGGTCACGGGTGCCGACCTCGTGGTCGATGATGCCGACGACGAGGAAGAGCGCCGCCTTGAACAGGGCGTGCGCCAGCAGCATCACCACCCCGGCGAGTGCGGCGTCCGGGCTGCCGGCGCCGAGCACCACCGCCAGCAGCCCGAGCTGGCTGACCGTGCCGTACGCCAGCAGCAGCTTCAGGTCGCACTGCCGCAGCGCCGCCCAGCCGCCGGCGATCATCGTGACCAGGCCGAGGGTGAGCACCACCGGTCGCCACGGCCCGACGTCGGCCAGCACCGGGGCGAGCATTCCGATCAGGTAGATCCCCGCCTTGACCATGGCCGCCGCGTGCAGGTACGCGCTGACCGGCGTGGGCGCGGCCATCGCCACCGGCAGCCAGGCGTTGAACGGCACGATCGCCGACTTGGCGAGCGCGCCGGTCAGGATCAGCAGTACCGCGACGACCAGCCCGGCTCCGCCGGGTAACGGCGCGCCGGCGATCTCCGACCAGCGGTAGCTGCCCGCGTGCTCGCCGAGGATCAGGAAGCCGACCAGCATGGCCAGGCCGCCCAGGGTGGTGACGGTCAGCGCCTGGGCCGCCGCCCAGCGGCTGGCCCGCCGCTCGGTGCTGTGGCCGATCAGCAGGTAGGAGAAGACCGTGGTCAGCTCCCAGAAGACGTACAGCAGCAGCAGGTCGTCGGCGAGGACCAGGCCGAGCATCGCGCCGGCGAAGGCGACCAGTACCGCGACGAACCGGACCAGGCCGGCGGAGTCGGGGGCGAAGTACCGGCCGCAGTAGACCAGCACCAGCGCGCCGACGCCGCTGACCAGCAGGGTCATCAGCCAGGACAGCGCCGTCAGCCGCAGCGCCACGTCGATGTCGAGCTGGTCGATCCAGCGGTACGTCTCGACGACCGCGCCGCCGTCGCGGACCGTCGGGGTACGGGTCAGCGCCCAGCCGAACGCGGCGGCCGGCGCCAGCGCGAGCGGGTAGCAGGCGCGCGGACCCCACCGGCGGACCAGCAGCGGCGCGGCGAGGGCCGC comes from Micromonospora purpureochromogenes and encodes:
- a CDS encoding Na+/H+ antiporter subunit A; this encodes MLVLLLLHLAAALAAPLLVRRWGPRACYPLALAPAAAFGWALTRTPTVRDGGAVVETYRWIDQLDIDVALRLTALSWLMTLLVSGVGALVLVYCGRYFAPDSAGLVRFVAVLVAFAGAMLGLVLADDLLLLYVFWELTTVFSYLLIGHSTERRASRWAAAQALTVTTLGGLAMLVGFLILGEHAGSYRWSEIAGAPLPGGAGLVVAVLLILTGALAKSAIVPFNAWLPVAMAAPTPVSAYLHAAAMVKAGIYLIGMLAPVLADVGPWRPVVLTLGLVTMIAGGWAALRQCDLKLLLAYGTVSQLGLLAVVLGAGSPDAALAGVVMLLAHALFKAALFLVVGIIDHEVGTRDLRELSGLGRRAPVLAVVAALAAASMAGVPPLLGFVGKEAVFAALAERPVVLAGLAVGTILTVAYSIRFLWGAFATRPDVELTEPDPVPVPMLLPPALLAVGGLVAGPAVAGLEGPLRPYAELFGAPHEHLALWHGLTPALGLSAVALAGGYLLHAVRGPLAPALVRLRSPVGGNQGYEWIIHRFDRFAIEVTGATQRGSLPQYLGAVLLALVLVPGATLLSARPWRERIALWDSPLQLVVTLVVAVAALLAVRARRRLTAMLLVGVTGYGTAMLFVLYGAPDLALTQFLVETATIAVFVLVLRRLPERFSARPLRRSRWARRLVGVGVGVVLAGLALVAAGSRTAAPISLAFPDLAVAEGYGRNVVNVTLVDIRAWDTMGELAVLVVAATGVASLIFERSRTGPRPRRGEPSRAPRRDTGPVWLSGGPTLQERRRSIVFEVVTRLIFHTMVLFSLFLLFSGHNAPGGGFAGGLVASLALTLRYLAGGRYELAEGAPVGAGTVLGAGLAISVGGGVVSLLTTGDVLESAKVNLPLPWLGEPYLVTSLFFDVGVYLVVVGLVLDILRSLGAEVDRHIEAAGRSERGLVVEREGESG